tatacatatatatatatatatatatatatatatatatatatatatatatatatatatatatatatatatatatatatatatgtgtatatatatatatatatacatatatatatatatacatatatatatatatatatatatatatatatatatatatatatatatatatatatatatatatatatatatatatacatatatatatatatatatatacatatatatatatatatatacatatatatatatatatatatatatatatatatatatatatatatatatatatatatacatacatacatacatatatatatatatatatataaatatatatatatatatatatatatatatatatatatatatataaataaataaataaataaatatatatatatatatatatatatatatatatatatatatatatatatatatatatatatatatatacacatatacatacatatatatatatatatatatacatacacacacacacacacacacacatatacatatatatatatatatatacatatatatatatatatatatatatatatatatatatatatatatatatatatatatatatatatatatatatatatatatatatatataaatatatatatatatacatatatatatatatatatatatatatatatatatatataatatatatatatatatatatatatatatatatatttacatatacatatatacacacacacacacacatatatatatatatatatatatatatatatatatatatatatatatatatatatatatgtatatatatatatatatatgtatatatatatatatatatatgtatatatatatatatatgtatatatatatatataatatatatatatatatatatatatatatatatatatatatatatatatatatatatatatatatatatatatatatatatatatgtatatacacacacacacacacacacacacacacacacacacacacaaacacacacacacacacacatatatatatatatatatatatatatatatatacatatatacatatatacatatatatatatatatatatatatatagatatatatatatatagatacatatatacatacagacatacatatatatatataaatatatatatatatatatatatatatatatatatatatatatatatatatatatatatatatatatatatacatatatatatatatatacatacatatatatatatacatacatatatatatatacatacatatatatatatacatatatatatatatatatatatatatatatatatatatatatgtatatatatatacatatatatatatatatacatataaacatatatatatatatataatatatatatatatatatatatatatatatatatatatacatatatatatatatatatatatatatatatatatatgtatatatatatgtatatacatatatctacatatacatatatatatatatatatatatatatatatatatatatatatatatatatatatatatatatatatatatacatatacatatatatatatatatatatatatatatatatatatatatatatatatatatatatatatatatatatatatacatatataaatatatatatataaatatatactatgtatatatatatatatatatatatatatatacatatgtatatatatatatatatatatatatatatatatatatatatatatatatatatatatatatatatatatatatatataatatatatatatatatatatatatatatatatatatatatacatatatatatatatattatatatattatatatataatatatatatatatatatatatatatatatatatatatatatatatatattattatNNNNNNNNNNNNNNNNNNNNNNNNNNNNNNNNNNNNNNNNNNNNNNNNNNNNNNNNNNNNNNNNNNNNNNNNNNNNNNNNNNNNNNNNNNNNNNNNNNNNtatatatatatatatatataaatatatatatatatatatatatatactatattatatatatatatatatatataatatatatatatatatatatatatatatatatatatatatatatatatatatatatatatatacatatatacatatatatatatatatatatatatatatatatatatatatatatatatatatatgtatatgtatatatatatatacatatatatatatatatatgtatatgtatatatatatacatgtatatatatatatacatatatatacatatatatatatatatatatatatatatatatatatatatatactatatatgtatatatatatatatatatatatatatatatatatatatatacatatatatatatatatatgtatatatatatatatatatatatatatatatacatatatatatatatatatatatatatatatatatatatatatatatatatatatacatatatatatatatatatatatatatatatatatatatatatatatatatatacatatatatatatatatatatatatatatatatatatatatatatatatatatatatatatatatatatatatatatatatatatatatatatgtatatatatgtatatatatatatacatgtatatatatatatatacatatacatatatatatatatatatatatatatatatatatatatatatatatatatataatatatatatatatatatatatatatacatatatatatatatatatatatatatatacattatatatatatatatatatatatatatatatatatatatatatatatatatatatatatatatatatatatatatatatatatatatatatatatatatatatatatatatatatatatatatatatatatatatatatatatatatatatatatatatatatatatatatactatatatatatatactatatatatatatatatatatatatatatatatatatatatatatatatatatatatatatatatatatatatataacatatatatatatatatacatatatacatatatatacatatatacatatatatactatatatactatatatatatatatatatatatatatatatatatacatatatatatatatatacatatatatatatatatatacatatatatatatatatatacatatatatctatatatatatatatatatatatatatatatatatatatatatatatatatactatatatatatatatatacatatatatatatatatatatatcatatatatatatatatatatatatatatatatatatatatatatatatatatatatatatatatatatatatatatatatatatatatatatatataatatatatatatatatacatatatatatatatatatatacatatatatatatatatatatatatatatatactatatatatatatatatatatatagatatatatatatatatatatatatatatatatatatatagatacatatatatatatatatatatatatatatatatatatatatatatatatatatatatatatatatatatatatatacatacatatatatatatacatacatatatatatatatatatatatatatatatatatatatatatatatatatatatatatatatatatatatatatatatatatatatgtatttctctataattaaaaattcaagatataaatataataataattttagatatatattaatttgtagtaatttttatattgtttgttctatatgaattttataaagtaatgtcttgtttttataattattataatcatattattttgcaatgattttagtttgttacCAAAGGAATTTGAGTTTGTTGAGAAAAATGATGCAAGTAGTTTGCAACTAAATAGTCATTGCAAAAACTAGCAATATCAATTATTAGctaaattttttcttaataatagAGTCGctgtaaaaaatatattatcatgtaatgaaccaattaaattattattgtaagTGATAAGTAAATTTTTAAGAACAATAATTGTTTTTGCCAATAATATAAAGTTTTGGCAATGACTTTTCTAGTGATTTCCTATAAGAAGATTTCATCCTGAGGGGAGAACCTTCCAGAGAAGGCATCTTGGTTAGGTATTTTAGAGGGATTGTTCACCTTGAAGATAACTCCCAATTCCCAAACATAATAAGTTCTCACAAGATTATCTTATGATAAATGCTTTTTAGGTGGAATTGTTCACATTAGAAACATTTTAAATGGAGATTACTACAAAAATAATAGTTTGGGTTGGTCAATTCCTCCCAAAGGAAAGCTCCTTGACAACATACTTCCAAGAATAATACCTCCCCAAAGAATCACTTCAAAAGAGAATAACCCCCATTAATTGGAACATTTTTAAGACACAGTTATTTCAAAAGAGCTTGTTTCCAAAAGGAGAGTTGTCCCCAAGACACGTTCTAAGACTCAAAGGTTTCCTAAAGGAAGAATATGTTAGCACCATTCTAGACAGATTAGTTCCCATGACAATGACAACAAGCCATACCTTAGACCAATCTAGGTGTTACATTTAGGAAATATTCTAAAATTTCATCAAGCATCTAACATACGATGCATGGATGTAATGGAACAATGATGCCACATTTTCATGCACACTAAAATGAACGGAGCGAAAGCTAGTTTTCAGACAAAATTAATTAGCTTACTCATTTTGGGCAACAAGAGCTTCCATGTATTCGATGACCTACTTTACCTGTAATAAGGGAAGGTCATATCAGTAGAAAATTGACTTTAAGGTCTAAGCTAAGTAAAATATTGTTGGAAAAATGTACTACGTAACAACTGGCACTAAAATATAGGAAGGAATTTCCTAGCATTTAGGGTTTGTAGAGCTCCCATATAATCTACCACTATATATTCTCTCTGACTTGTGCAAATACACGAAATTAATCCTAGTGCAAAAACAATATTTGCACTAACTCAATTTATTGTGTCGGGTGCTTggtaaatactaaaaaaaaaaataataataacaatatactaAACCTAATACTAATTAAAAGAAACATAGTATACTAATAAGACTACTAATACTATGCTAATTATACGATTAAAACTATACTAATAGATGCAAGGTAAAATCacttagaataattcaatttttttattttcctataataaatccacctattgattaactatgaataatctaaactttagggagtattttcctagagtaaaccctATAATTGGATGACTaacaataacaagttttatatttttttaaaaaaagataaattaaaataaaatgtcaaaataatgtaaaaacgtgttttttttctgatttttttatttttcacaatttttaatgtaaattttaaaaattctttaattttaaattaattttcagatttcttttttggtaaattacctactatagtaggtcaTTTATTTAtccgagtttactctaggcaaaatCCTCCTAAAGTTGacattattcatggttaataaaAAGATGGAATTGttttagaaaaatcatgaaaacatTGAATTATTATATGTAATTTTCCTAGATCCAATATAATAcgaaatataatattatgacTAAAAGATTACTATTAACTTTAgtcttaatttgttttttactATTACAAAAAATAGTATAagtctttatatttttaagtttaatataattaatgtttttaatttctaCTAGTATGTGTATTATAACAACTGACTGAAAAATCACTACAATAATAAAACCATTTTGCGACAAAGCAAAAATTGTGTTTGACGACAAAGCGCTTTGTCGGTagttttttttgctaaaaaaatattttgtcacCAAAATTATCGCTAGCCTTAACAAAAACAAATACATGTTGCCTAATTTTTCGCTAGTCAATTTCgaggttttaaaaaaataattgaatatcGATTTctgattaatattaaaaaataatagtaataatgattactattattatttaacaataataaaaaatattcaattatttttgtaaataatactCAAAAACTATACATAAAAAAGGTAAATGACATTCCTAATATCCCGCACAAGGCAGGGTCAGGGTGGGGattttctttttcctgaaagatgcggacaaatcaCTCATGTTCCCACAAGAagggagtaaagagagatgcgcGCAGTCAAGAAATCTCCCAATTGATACCTACGCCCAGTAAGGGTCGAACCTCGAACCTTCTAATCCACATGTAGATGCACATAATAAAAGATTCCTAATAAAACACCCACGAAAATGAACAAAATGAGACAAAAGGTTTAGCTATGAAGTTTTTGTCGCTAAACTTGTCGTCTAATTTGTCGCTTAAGTCTAAATTTAAAAATCgaataaaagtttaaaatacgAATTAAAGTTTAGCGTCAAAAGGTTTATCGTCtaattttttgctaaaaaaatgctagtttcaattttgaaaataagaAATGGTTTAGCTAATAAGTTTAGcgatcattatcatcatcatcctacctaaTGTATCCCGCTCttagaaaaactatggatagAGTCTTGGGAGGGAAGGAAAGAGGAAACTCATGCCCATaaagagagcgcggccaaaggagtcccccggctcgagaaagataaagagacgtatcTACACGGGAAAGAAattaaatgcctataaataagataaataagtagaaccaactacaaaataaaaagaaaacaataatactaataataaaaagaattaatataCTAAATGCATCTTCATAAATATCGCTACACAAAGGGTTAAATTGACAAatgtttcattaaaatttaacaaatatttGTTTGCATAATTTTTAAGGAAgattcatataaattaaaaatattcaatgacATATGTTTAGCAAGTATATATAGAATatgaaatcatttttatttattgataaaaagtTAATAGTAATGATTGAACATATATATTTcgtatattcatataaaaagttAATCTAATTCAATACTCCTCCGTTACTTAAGTTATTGATACAAGGAATGTTCACGTGAATTAAAAGAATCTTTTTAATAAtaagtatataattttattgaataGTAAATTTAATGGGAAAAGTGAagaccataagcattaaaaagTATTATAATAAACTTAGTGAAAATAATATAACGACCCCAAATACTATTCAAAAAGtattttaataaagtttgtGAAAAACGGGTGGAGGtcataagtaatataaaaatgttaaaataaagttggtAGAAAACATATGTGAccattaacattaaaaaaatattaaaatgaggataaatAAGGTTAATTATGCTCAAAATTTATGACATAAATAGAAAGAGTTTTTGgagaaacaataaataaaatataacacaaaattcaaaaaagaacGATCAACTTGATAAGATGATTCCAAAATATAGTTTTCCTTTTTATTGACTTAGAAAGATTACATGGTATTTCCCACAAATAAGAATGATTCAAGTCATCATTTACATATTCATACAATAATGTCAAACTGGAAAAACAATCAACCATTTAGCTAATAATGTCAAACTTCATTCAATAATCCTTGACCAGCATGCCTTCAAttgaaatcaattaattattGACTTCATAATtacaaaacaatattaaaaacaaaaaaactgcAAATTtaccgaataaaatattatattcttatatgatgTTTAGGTTTAAGTATTCAACACATTTCTCACTTACTCTAAATTTAAAATGTTGTAATTTTATAGGGGTGTGACGCTTCTGTATTAATAGATCCAACAGAGTCCAACAACCAAACGGAGAAGACAGCTCTTCCCAACGTAACACTTAGGGGGTACGAAGTCATTAATGCAATCAAGTCCGCTCTAGAAAAACAATGTCCTGGTGTTGTTTCTTGTGCTGATATATTAGCTTTAGCATCTCGAGATGCCATCCGAACGGTAAAAAACATTTCATGCATGATGGTATATGAATATGTCTTCTTAATTAACATGCATTATCGTTATTTAATTACATGTTACATATAAATCGACCTTTTTGGGAAGTTCCTCTTGGTAGAAAGGATGGAAAAATCTCTTTGGCTTCAGATGCAGATACTCTTTTACCATCTCCATTTTTCAACTTCTCAAGTCTTAAAGAAAAGTTCGCATCATTGGGCCTAACTACAAAAGATTTGGTAGTCTTATTAGGTAAGTTTCAATTTCACTACAACattcttattatatttgaaaGTCAGCCACTATAAAATTTTCATTGCGATTTTGTAGGTTCTCACACCATTGGACAAGGTCACTGCTTCGTCTTTCAGAGCCGACTATACAATTTCTCGGGACGAGGCGACACAGATCCTTCATTGTCTCCTAGTTATGCTGCATTCTTAAAGACTAAATGCACGCCAAATCCAAATGACACCCAATCAGTTGTTCCATTGGATAGGATTACACCAAgagtttttgatgaaaattacTATGTTATGGTAAGCCAAAATAAAGGGCTATTCCATTCTGATGCTGCTCTTTTGACTAATGCTGAGACTAAGAGCTACATCTACCAGCAAATTAAAACTAAGAGATCAACTTTTGCTCAAGATTTTAGTGCATCTATGTCGAAGATGATTAAACTTGGGGTACTTACTGGTAATCAAGGTGAAGTTAGGAAGACATGTGGTGTTGTCAATGCATAAACTATGCTCTGGTTTTCGTCCCTCTCATTTGtgaacaaacaaacaaaattgttaTTAGCAAACTTACAAAGACACaaagtttatattttgttagtaaatttttttaattttattgaaataGAAATTAATAAACTTGAATATTTCTCGTAATTAGATAATCAGATATGTTTAATAATTGTTCATGTCGCCTttgtaaaaatcttaaaaataatatttaaaaaaattaattaactattGTTATTGATTGGCAATGGCAATGAGAAGAATACTAATCGACATTTACTACAACTATAACAACTCGTATAACACAACAATAATTAGCAACGAACTGGCAAGAATTAACAAATCATTTCCAAATCCAACCCTAATTCTCATACATCCAAAATAACAAATCTAACTTAGGCTCATAATAAAAATCCATGTATTACAGTAAAGTTTAACAAATGTAACTTGGATTAAGAAAAAAAGGAGTATCAAAAAGAATGTTATTGAATTTGGAAAAAAATTGCTTACAAGATTTTTTTTGAATCATTGAAATTGCTACCAAATCAAAATCAACCCtcattagataaaaaaaaaaaaaagaaatcaaagaaGATGATGTTTGGTGAAGATTTTACTATTCaattgtaaataattatttagtaATCTAAGTAACTAATATATACGTATTTGCCACTAAAGAGAGGGAAAGAGGAGGGAAAAAAAGAGtccttttttgtatttttagttttaaaataaaattatggcaCTCAATTATAACATGACATGTGACTTTCCAATTAAATGAGATAGAGTAACATGTTACTCTAGGTAGCTATAACCTGGTAGCTTTTTCATTTCAAATAGGAGCAAAAGGTTGGACCTTTGTAGAATAAACGTGAGGTTAGCTCTTTATTTGCAGACGAGCTAAAGGTTGACCTTTTAAAAGCAATTTTCCCTTTTTATTAGTgaatagaaaattttattaCCAAGatctaattaaaatacaaacttCAAGGGGAGTGCCTCGAATCATCTAGGATGGAACCAAGCTCAAACCCTAAAACCGGTTCCAAGATTATACAATAAACAAAAcctaaacatgaattataagagaCAAAGACAATATG
This Amaranthus tricolor cultivar Red isolate AtriRed21 chromosome 13, ASM2621246v1, whole genome shotgun sequence DNA region includes the following protein-coding sequences:
- the LOC130798849 gene encoding peroxidase 56-like, translated to MRINKGCDASVLIDPTESNNQTEKTALPNVTLRGYEVINAIKSALEKQCPGVVSCADILALASRDAIRTVKNISWEVPLGRKDGKISLASDADTLLPSPFFNFSSLKEKFASLGLTTKDLVVLLGSHTIGQGHCFVFQSRLYNFSGRGDTDPSLSPSYAAFLKTKCTPNPNDTQSVVPLDRITPRVFDENYYVMVSQNKGLFHSDAALLTNAETKSYIYQQIKTKRSTFAQDFSASMSKMIKLGVLTGNQGEVRKTCGVVNA